Proteins from one Hemiscyllium ocellatum isolate sHemOce1 chromosome 6, sHemOce1.pat.X.cur, whole genome shotgun sequence genomic window:
- the LOC132816738 gene encoding DNA polymerase epsilon subunit 4-like yields the protein MQAGRRLMEERESGVGLQQAGESAPSLQPEVEVERPGLQHKLLRLPLSRIKGLMKADPDVSLASQEAVFAIGKATELFVEVIAKDAYSFALRGKRKTIQRKDVDNAVDATDEFAFLEGTLD from the coding sequence ATGCAGGCGGGAAGGCGGTTGATGGAGGAACGCGAGAGCGGAGTGGGGCTACAGCAAGCGGGGGAGTCGGCGCCGAGCCTGCAGCCGGAGGTCGAGGTGGAGAGGCCGGGCCTGCAGCATAAACTGCTCCGGCTGCCGCTGAGTCGGATCAAGGGACTGATGAAGGCTGATCCCGATGTGTCGTTGGCGAGCCAGGAGGCCGTGTTCGCCATCGGCAAGGCCACGGAACTATTTGTTGAAGTGATTGCGAAGGATGCATATTCATTCGCTTTGCGGGGAAAACGCAAAACTATCCAGCGAAAGGATGTGGACAATGCAGTTGATGCTACAGATGAATTTGCATTTTTAGAAGGAACTCTGGACTGA